The following proteins are co-located in the Microbulbifer sp. VAAF005 genome:
- a CDS encoding TIGR02449 family protein, whose protein sequence is MDKLQALESTVDSLIARCQQLADDNRELRRQEADWLRERQRLIKNNEAARSRVEAMINRLKGLTQDT, encoded by the coding sequence ATGGATAAGCTGCAAGCGCTAGAAAGCACCGTGGATTCACTCATTGCCCGCTGTCAACAATTGGCGGATGACAATCGTGAATTACGCCGGCAGGAAGCCGACTGGCTGCGTGAACGCCAGCGCCTGATAAAAAATAACGAGGCCGCCCGCTCGCGGGTAGAAGCTATGATTAACCGTCTTAAGGGGCTAACGCAAGATACCTGA
- a CDS encoding UPF0149 family protein: protein MTSEASRFELLANAILSAGGQADPSELHGFICGILAAGERPDKQRWQNELAGLLDVEAVPADLNRDFFQLTEESHKQLDGSNFDFQLVLCDDEDVVSRALALGHWCDGFLHGFGVGGAREKLMPTSDEALKDISAIAQLDAEHVEEGEETELQLVELQEYVRVAVLNIFTEVRGKDSNSEPTIH, encoded by the coding sequence ATGACTTCTGAAGCTAGCCGATTTGAACTCCTCGCCAACGCCATTCTCTCAGCTGGGGGGCAGGCTGACCCCAGTGAATTGCACGGTTTTATCTGTGGCATTTTGGCGGCGGGCGAGCGACCGGACAAACAGCGTTGGCAGAATGAGCTGGCCGGATTGCTCGATGTGGAAGCGGTGCCGGCAGATCTCAATCGGGATTTTTTCCAGCTGACTGAGGAAAGCCACAAGCAGCTCGACGGCTCTAACTTCGATTTTCAGTTGGTGCTGTGCGATGACGAAGATGTTGTCTCCCGCGCTCTGGCGCTGGGTCATTGGTGCGATGGGTTCCTGCACGGCTTTGGTGTCGGCGGGGCCCGGGAAAAATTGATGCCCACCAGTGACGAAGCTTTAAAAGATATAAGTGCCATCGCCCAATTGGATGCCGAACATGTTGAAGAGGGTGAGGAGACGGAGCTGCAACTGGTGGAACTGCAGGAATACGTGCGAGTAGCCGTACTCAATATATTTACTGAGGTAAGGGGTAAGGACTCCAATAGCGAGCCCACCATTCACTGA
- the pepP gene encoding Xaa-Pro aminopeptidase has product MSKTPKTTAGISRSEYARRRNSLMAELPAGSLAIVSSAGEQLRSRDTYFPFRQDSDFLYLTGFDEPEALLVLVPGRTQGETLLFCRERDAEKEKWDGPRLGPERAMQQCGLNDAFPIGDLDDILPGLLEGRELLYFPMGRYAHLDKRLRNYLERITAAPDTGGAPEMVDLDYQLREMRLIKSAQEIRLMEQAAKISAEAHSRAMTRCQPGLYEYQLEAALLHTFVDSGARETAYPTIVGGGGNALVMHYCSNNAQLRDGDLVLVDAGCEYRGYVADITRTYPVNGSFSGPQRALYEIVLAAQQAAIEQVSVGNHWDHPHAASVEIITQGLVDLGLLRGDTQGLIESGAYRQFYMHRVGHWLGMDVHDVGDYRIHGAWRQLEAGMVMTVEPGIYVPEDDESIPAEFRGIGIRIEDDVALTNRGPQILSAAAPKAIEDIEYTMLHGRDLLTR; this is encoded by the coding sequence ATGTCTAAGACCCCGAAAACCACAGCGGGAATCAGTCGATCTGAGTACGCCCGCCGACGCAACAGCCTGATGGCAGAATTGCCCGCAGGTAGTTTGGCAATCGTGTCATCTGCTGGGGAGCAACTGCGTTCCCGGGATACTTATTTTCCGTTTCGCCAGGACAGTGATTTTTTGTATCTCACTGGGTTTGATGAACCGGAAGCGCTGCTGGTTTTGGTGCCGGGACGAACACAGGGAGAAACCTTGTTGTTCTGTCGCGAGCGCGATGCGGAAAAAGAAAAGTGGGATGGCCCGCGCCTGGGGCCGGAGCGCGCGATGCAGCAGTGCGGCTTGAACGATGCATTTCCCATCGGTGATCTCGATGATATTTTGCCGGGGCTGCTAGAAGGGCGCGAGCTGCTCTATTTCCCCATGGGCCGCTACGCCCATTTGGATAAGCGACTCCGCAATTACCTGGAGCGGATTACCGCAGCGCCGGATACCGGGGGTGCACCGGAAATGGTCGACCTCGATTACCAGTTGCGGGAAATGCGACTGATTAAGTCAGCCCAGGAAATTCGCTTAATGGAGCAGGCGGCCAAAATCAGTGCCGAGGCACACAGCCGGGCTATGACCCGATGCCAGCCGGGCCTTTACGAATACCAGCTAGAGGCTGCCCTCCTGCATACCTTTGTCGACTCCGGAGCCCGGGAAACAGCCTATCCCACTATCGTTGGGGGTGGTGGCAATGCGTTGGTGATGCATTATTGCAGTAACAATGCCCAGTTGCGCGATGGGGACTTGGTGCTGGTGGATGCGGGGTGTGAGTACCGTGGTTATGTGGCCGATATTACTCGCACCTATCCGGTTAATGGTTCATTTAGCGGACCGCAGCGCGCACTTTATGAGATCGTTTTGGCGGCACAGCAAGCGGCGATTGAACAGGTTTCAGTGGGCAATCACTGGGACCATCCCCACGCTGCCAGTGTTGAGATAATCACTCAGGGGTTGGTCGATTTAGGACTGTTGCGAGGCGACACCCAGGGGTTGATAGAGTCTGGCGCTTATCGGCAGTTTTATATGCACCGGGTTGGCCATTGGCTGGGCATGGATGTGCACGATGTGGGTGATTATCGCATTCATGGAGCTTGGCGCCAGCTGGAAGCCGGAATGGTAATGACGGTCGAACCCGGAATTTATGTCCCGGAGGACGATGAGAGTATTCCCGCAGAATTTCGCGGGATCGGGATTCGAATTGAAGATGATGTCGCACTTACCAATAGAGGGCCTCAGATCCTCTCAGCAGCGGCTCCAAAAGCGATTGAAGATATTGAATACACCATGCTTCACGGGCGGGACTTACTGACCCGTTAG
- a CDS encoding FAD-dependent monooxygenase: MGESARKVDVAIVGGGMAGASLALMLSHFCPQLSVALLEQRALPDAAASIQLPSFDTRATAIAAGSLQLFAELGLWPALQAYSAPIDRIHVSDRGHAFGAALSTREGQGVNFEGILGAVIENAALGPILHSALTSTSTQLLAPAQVTDINMTSAGANLLWRSGENSPDEALSCGLVVVADGVNSPLCRQLGIEISSVKYPQRALVATVALQQPHQGVAYERFTRMGPMALLPLPDREGQHRAALVWACEEAEAERVGVMPEAERLKKLQQVFGWRAGRFIKVGAVQGYPLSLSIAQEQWRRNVVLMGNCAHFLHPVAGQGFNLTLRDCYGLAQALSTVTSDTLPGRLDFLQKYGEMRQLDQQLTIGFSDRIPTLFSSSGWLQQGIRQLGMLGLTMVPPLRREFVSQAAGFGL; encoded by the coding sequence ATGGGTGAGTCGGCGCGTAAAGTAGATGTGGCCATTGTCGGTGGCGGTATGGCGGGAGCCAGCCTGGCATTGATGTTGTCACATTTTTGTCCTCAACTCAGTGTGGCGCTCCTGGAGCAGAGAGCACTGCCGGATGCCGCTGCCAGTATTCAGTTGCCGAGTTTCGACACGCGAGCCACAGCCATTGCCGCAGGCAGCTTGCAGTTGTTTGCGGAGCTTGGACTCTGGCCTGCTCTGCAAGCCTATAGCGCCCCGATTGATCGTATTCATGTGAGTGACCGGGGGCATGCATTTGGCGCCGCCCTCTCGACCCGTGAGGGACAGGGAGTCAACTTTGAGGGCATTCTGGGTGCAGTGATAGAAAATGCAGCGCTGGGCCCGATTCTCCACAGTGCACTGACTAGCACTTCCACCCAATTATTAGCGCCGGCGCAGGTTACTGACATTAACATGACCTCTGCGGGCGCAAACCTGTTGTGGCGATCCGGTGAGAATTCCCCCGATGAGGCACTGTCCTGCGGATTGGTGGTCGTTGCCGATGGGGTGAACTCTCCCCTTTGCCGCCAGCTGGGAATAGAAATCAGCTCGGTTAAGTACCCTCAGAGAGCGCTGGTCGCTACGGTCGCTCTGCAACAGCCTCACCAAGGTGTGGCTTACGAGCGCTTCACCCGAATGGGGCCCATGGCACTTTTACCGCTGCCAGATAGAGAAGGGCAGCACCGCGCGGCACTAGTGTGGGCTTGCGAGGAAGCAGAAGCTGAGCGTGTCGGTGTAATGCCTGAGGCTGAACGCCTGAAAAAACTGCAGCAGGTATTTGGCTGGCGTGCCGGACGTTTTATTAAGGTTGGAGCCGTTCAGGGGTATCCACTGAGTTTATCTATCGCCCAGGAACAGTGGCGCCGTAATGTGGTGTTGATGGGCAATTGCGCCCACTTTCTGCACCCAGTAGCAGGGCAGGGTTTTAACCTGACTCTGCGGGACTGTTATGGATTGGCACAAGCGCTGTCGACAGTGACGTCGGATACATTGCCAGGGCGGCTCGATTTCCTGCAGAAATACGGAGAAATGCGCCAGCTGGACCAGCAATTGACGATTGGATTCAGTGACCGTATTCCCACACTGTTTTCCTCTTCCGGTTGGCTGCAACAGGGAATTCGTCAGTTGGGAATGCTCGGCCTTACAATGGTCCCGCCGCTGCGCCGGGAGTTTGTCAGTCAAGCGGCGGGATTTGGGCTTTAA
- a CDS encoding UbiH/UbiF/VisC/COQ6 family ubiquinone biosynthesis hydroxylase, producing MNRHRLDFAIVGAGMVGMAQAALLAVRHPGMRLALLEASPETTPQLSPQYEPRVVALTQASRELLEEVGAWDDIASRRACPYVEMRVWDADGTGSVSFNSRDVQLPNLGHIVENNVIVAALRARLETLPNVELVNGFRLESWWRDCGLWHLQPRGEDRLNEEDGLREQPEIVRTRLLIGADGARSKVRDLLHIRSQDTDYHQTALVCVARSEKSHRHTAWQRFLQTGPLAFLPLAGLGDDNHCAVVWSADEELAQELLMLDDQAFALNLEKAFESRLGKVESVSERFSFPLRARHAERYRGPGAVLVGDAAHSIHPLAGQGVNLGLQDVRVLADEIDRAMARGLEPSHSSVLARYERRRRGDNAATMKAMSAFKSLFGAGDVHWRWLRNTGLSMVDASPMLKKRIIMRAMAV from the coding sequence ATGAACAGACATCGTTTGGATTTTGCCATTGTGGGTGCGGGCATGGTGGGCATGGCCCAGGCAGCGCTGCTGGCAGTTCGGCACCCGGGCATGCGTCTGGCCTTGCTGGAGGCGTCCCCGGAGACAACGCCGCAATTGTCACCGCAGTATGAACCCCGCGTGGTGGCTCTGACACAGGCCTCCCGCGAGCTGCTCGAAGAGGTGGGAGCCTGGGATGATATTGCCAGCCGCCGCGCCTGCCCCTATGTGGAAATGCGGGTTTGGGATGCAGATGGAACCGGCTCAGTAAGCTTTAACAGCCGCGATGTGCAGCTGCCGAATCTCGGTCATATCGTCGAGAATAATGTCATTGTCGCCGCGTTAAGAGCACGGCTGGAAACCCTGCCCAACGTGGAGTTGGTCAATGGTTTTCGCCTGGAGAGCTGGTGGCGCGACTGCGGACTCTGGCATTTACAGCCTCGCGGTGAAGACCGCTTAAATGAAGAGGATGGCCTGCGCGAGCAACCTGAGATAGTGCGTACCCGCCTGTTAATCGGTGCCGATGGCGCCCGCTCTAAAGTGCGGGACTTACTGCATATCCGCTCCCAGGATACCGATTACCATCAAACTGCGTTGGTGTGTGTCGCGCGCAGTGAGAAATCTCACCGTCACACCGCTTGGCAGCGTTTTTTACAAACGGGTCCACTGGCATTTTTACCTCTCGCGGGGTTGGGGGATGACAATCACTGCGCCGTGGTTTGGTCTGCGGATGAAGAGCTGGCGCAAGAGCTATTGATGCTGGATGACCAGGCCTTTGCCCTGAACCTGGAAAAAGCCTTTGAGAGCCGTTTGGGCAAAGTGGAATCCGTCAGTGAGCGCTTTTCCTTCCCCCTGCGCGCGCGCCATGCGGAACGTTATCGCGGCCCTGGCGCTGTATTGGTGGGAGACGCCGCCCACAGTATCCACCCCCTCGCGGGCCAGGGTGTAAATCTTGGGCTGCAGGATGTGCGGGTGTTGGCAGATGAAATTGACCGCGCTATGGCGCGCGGCCTGGAGCCCTCTCACTCTTCAGTGTTGGCCCGCTACGAACGCCGCCGTCGCGGCGACAACGCCGCCACTATGAAAGCGATGAGCGCCTTTAAGTCTTTGTTCGGTGCTGGTGATGTGCACTGGCGCTGGCTGCGTAACACTGGGTTGAGCATGGTAGATGCCAGCCCCATGTTAAAGAAGCGGATTATTATGCGGGCTATGGCTGTTTAG
- a CDS encoding rhomboid family intramembrane serine protease — MSQWITVYSFPMEKELTELARFIQSHGLPVRIIEKGKQQCVIAEDTKLAELLRPLISHWDTEKIDLDFYFSQLIRDLEINEVDSELNESEGKESSEPDSERGERTYYIPSFPLDSTPFTFLLIALCFLGWFLFTSSLAGLLLITPDPAGTSVGQSTLAKHLQEGEYWRLWSPAIVHFSFLQALMNALALWILARPIEVRGGASVLIALVVLGGLVANLTQFLWAPQSYFAGMSGVIYTLVGFALVVQRWQPAWQDIPRSILLVMTAWLVLSALGIFGFILGVNFANPANVGGLLSGLLSGLIYCAIGGARNFYSGDIYAREL, encoded by the coding sequence GTGAGCCAATGGATAACCGTTTATTCTTTCCCGATGGAGAAAGAATTGACGGAATTAGCCCGTTTTATACAAAGTCACGGTTTGCCAGTACGAATTATTGAAAAAGGCAAACAACAATGCGTAATCGCCGAAGATACTAAATTGGCGGAACTCTTAAGGCCACTGATTAGTCACTGGGATACTGAAAAAATAGATCTTGATTTTTATTTTTCTCAGTTGATCCGGGATTTGGAAATTAATGAAGTGGATTCAGAGTTAAATGAATCTGAAGGCAAGGAGAGTAGCGAGCCAGATTCTGAAAGGGGTGAGAGGACTTACTATATACCAAGCTTCCCTCTGGATAGTACCCCTTTCACTTTTCTGTTAATTGCTCTTTGTTTTCTGGGGTGGTTTTTATTCACTAGTAGCTTGGCGGGCTTGCTTTTAATTACTCCTGACCCGGCTGGCACTAGCGTTGGTCAGTCAACATTGGCCAAGCACTTGCAGGAAGGTGAGTATTGGAGGTTGTGGAGCCCTGCAATTGTACATTTTTCATTCTTGCAGGCCCTTATGAATGCTTTAGCCTTATGGATTTTAGCCCGGCCAATTGAAGTTCGAGGAGGGGCCTCAGTTTTAATTGCGTTGGTGGTGCTTGGAGGGCTTGTGGCAAACCTCACACAGTTCTTGTGGGCTCCACAGTCCTATTTTGCCGGCATGTCGGGAGTAATTTACACACTTGTTGGTTTTGCTTTGGTAGTTCAGCGTTGGCAACCTGCTTGGCAGGATATTCCTAGGAGTATTTTACTCGTAATGACTGCTTGGCTTGTTCTAAGTGCGTTGGGGATATTTGGTTTCATTTTGGGGGTTAATTTTGCCAACCCAGCAAATGTTGGAGGGCTACTCAGTGGATTGCTGAGTGGACTGATTTATTGCGCAATAGGTGGAGCGCGAAACTTTTATTCTGGTGATATTTACGCTCGAGAATTATGA